In Phenylobacterium hankyongense, the sequence CGGCCGGCGTCGCTCCGTCGCCAGCGAAGCGGCGAGACGTGCCGTCACCAATCTGACGACGGCGGCCGCTCCCGGTCCGGAACGCCGGACTCCGGCGCCTGGGTCGGGGGATTGAATCCCGGGACCACGTGGGGATCTCGCGCCAGGGGATCCTGCACGACGGAGTCCCGCGCCCCGTAATCCCGGGTTCCGTAATCCCGCGCTGCGGAGTCCCGCGTCCCGAAATCCCGCGCTCCGGAATCCGGCGCCCCGGTCTCTCGCGTGCTGGAGCCGCGCGCGACGGGCACCGACACCGAGTCCGGGCCGCCTGACCCGTAGCCCCGTGCGATCGGCACCCGGATCCCGTCCGACATGTCGCTTCCGCCGGCGGCTTTCACGATGCACTGGCCGGTCGCGCCCATGGCGTATTCGCCCACGCAGAAGACGTCCTCGTACTGCGGGCCGGAGGCGGCGACGCATTGGTGCAGGTTGAGCTTGGCGCGCCGCAGGCAGGCGCCGTTGTCCGGCTCGCTCAGCAGCCGCGACAGCGCATCGGTGCGGCTCTCGCCCGCCTGGCCGAGCACGGCCGCGGCGGCCAGCGCCAGGCCGCGCAGCACCGTCGCCGTGGGCCGTGGCGCGGCCAGGTCGTCGTCCCGGTCGCGGCGGCGGGCCACCACGCCGGTCAGCAGCTGGCGGGTTTCGCTCTCGCTCAGCCGCGCCCGGGTTCCGCCGGCCGCCTCGACCCGCGCCAGGCGTTCCTCCGGCTGCGTGACCGGCTCCAGCGCCCAGGGCTGGTGCTGCACCGTGTAGGCGGCCTGCTTCACCACCCGGCCGCGGCTGACGAGGGTGGCGCCCATGCCGTTCAGGGCGTCTGAGGCCATGGCCGCGGCCTGCGGCGCGCCCGCCAGCTCGAGCACAAGGTCCGGCGTGGCGGTCAGGCGATCGACATAGCCCGCGCGTTCGGCCGGATCCGCCGCCAGCCGTTGCAGCGCCTCCACGAAGGCCGGCTCCTGCAGGGCGACCAGCGAGGCGTAGGCCACCGCGCCCTCCTCGAGCTGGCGGGGGTCGTAGGCGGCGCTGGCCATCAGGGCGCCGGAGACCGAGGCGGCGCCGTCGAAGTCGGGGCCGACGGCGCTGGCGGTGCGCACGAACCGTTCGAACGCGCCGGCGGCGTCGACCACGCGCCGGGCGATCCGGACCGACGGCCCCTGTTCGGCGGCCGCCTCCGGGCTGGTGCGGCTCGTCGGCGACGGCCAGGAGTCGGTCGGATCCGACGCGACGGCGTAGCCGCCGGCCAGGGCGACGATGAGTGTGGCTGTCCACAACCGTGCGCGCGCCATCATTGCCCCGCATCCTTCCATGCGAACAACATCGCCGTTTCCGGCGCTTATCTATTGTTAAATCGAAGACGACATCGGCAACTGTTCCTGCCGATTACAGTAAGGCATGGGTCATGATTTCTGCACAGCCCCGATAACGAACAATTTACGCCAAGATCACGGCGAAGCTTTACTTCGCGCGGCGCTAGGCGGATTGCGCGCGCAGCAGCCAGCGCGCGGGCCGCTCGATGAGCCCGAACAACCTGGCGAGCGGCTTGCGGAGGGCGGGTTCCCAGGCCTCCGCGACCACTACGGAGAAGGTGACGGCCGCCGCTATGGTGATCAGCAGGCAGGCCAGTTGCGACAGGCCCAACCGCCAGAGCGCCGCCATGAGCGCCGACCCGACCACCTGGTGGGTCAGGTACAGGGGATAGGTCGCGAGCCCCAGTCGTCGCGCCCATCGGTCGGCGGCCGGCCAGGCCGCCAGCCGGGCGTTCCAGCGCACCGAGGCCGCCATCAGTCCGATCGCCAGCAGCCAGGCGGCGATCGCCGCCCCGCCCACCGGGATCCGCTCGGCCTGCGCCGTGTAGGCGATCTCGAGGACGCCGCCGAGACAGCAGGCCAGCAGCACGGCGAGGCGCGCCTTCGTCGGGCCGCGCACCATGGACAGCCAGAGCATCACCCCGACGGTGAAATCACAGCCGTAACGGATCAGCAGAAGCGCCCACAGCCGCTTGCCGGCCAGGCTCGTCAGCGCGTCGCTCGGGGCCAGCAGCCAGAGCAGCCAGAACGCCGTGCTGACCAGGCCGATCGTGGCCGCCACCGCCTCGACGTGCCGAAAGCGCCCCGACCAGAGCAGGGCGAACATCACCAGGTAGAAGCTGACCTCGATGCCGAGCGTCCAATAGACGCCGTCGATCCAGGGGCCCGACGGGTAGAACAGAACGCTCCGCGTCCATTCCAGAACGCCGTCGGCGACGCCGACGTAGCCGATGGCCAGCGACACCAGCAGCGTCACCGACGCGCAGATCCAGGCCGCCGGGGCGAGGCGCAGGACCCGCCCCTTCAGAAAGCCGAAGGCGTCGGACTGCGAGGCGCTGTAGGAGATCACGAACCCGGACAGAACAAAGAATATCTCGACGCCGACCCATCCGAAGTTCACCGAAAATCGACTGAAGTCGAAGACGCCGCCGGTGATGTTTCGCGGCGGACTTGTCGGGTCGGGAGCCGAGATCCAGTAGGTCATGTGGTACAACACCACCAGTATGGCGGCCGAGAACCTGACGAGATCCAGTCCGACAATCGTCGTCCGACGCATGCAGCCTCCCTCGACCCGCCGGCGCTCGCGCCGCATGGCGACCGGCCGTTTCGCCGGCCCCCTCAATTGGCAGAGCGCTCAGTTCGTTCCGGTCGAGGTTCGGGTCGTCGCCGACCGGCGGGGGTGGAACGCCGATATCGACACACCCCGCCTGTCCGCCGCAGGATGGGAGAAACGGCCGATGGAGCTGCAGGCGACATGAAGACGAGCGCAACGAGCGAGGGCGAAACCCCGTCCCGGCTGATCGACGCGAGGATCGCCGACCTGGCCGACTGGCGGGGCGCGACGCTCGCCCAGGTCCGCGCCCTCATCCGGCAGGCGGACCCCGAGGTGGTCGAGGAGTGGAAGTGGCGCGGCGTTCCGGTGTGGTCCCACGACGGGATGATCTGCACCGGCGAGAGCTACAAGAGCGTCGTCAAGCTGACCTTCGCCAAGGGCGCCTCGCTGGCGGACCCGTCGGGCCTGTTCAACGCCAGCCTGGAGGGCAATACCCGGCGCGCCATCGATCTCCATGAGGGCGATGACCTCGATGGCGACGCGTTCAAGGCGCTCGTCCGGGCCGCGGTGGCCCTGAACAGGTCGAAGGCCCGGTAAGGCGCTCAGGCCAGCAGCCAGCGAAACGCGCGGCCGATGAACGCCTGGCCGTCGGTCTCGACCGCTGCGCCGTGCGCCATCACCGCCCGCCGGGCCGGCCACCCCAGGATCCGCCGAAGCCCGGTGCGGGCGACGCGCCGCCGAGCGGCTGCAACACGGGCGTCAGGGCGCCGGCGGCAGGGTTCCGCCTTCGGCCAGCACCTTCATGTTCTGCAGCGCCTGGGTGAAGCGGGCGCGACGGTTGGCGCTCTCTGTCGCGCGGGCCGCGTCGTCGGCGAGCATCGAGGTGTCGTAGAAGAAGGAATAGACCAGCTTGGAAGTCGAGGCCGTCACCGGCTTGACCTCCAGCGTGCCGTGAT encodes:
- a CDS encoding DUF1801 domain-containing protein, coding for MKTSATSEGETPSRLIDARIADLADWRGATLAQVRALIRQADPEVVEEWKWRGVPVWSHDGMICTGESYKSVVKLTFAKGASLADPSGLFNASLEGNTRRAIDLHEGDDLDGDAFKALVRAAVALNRSKAR
- a CDS encoding acyltransferase family protein gives rise to the protein MRRTTIVGLDLVRFSAAILVVLYHMTYWISAPDPTSPPRNITGGVFDFSRFSVNFGWVGVEIFFVLSGFVISYSASQSDAFGFLKGRVLRLAPAAWICASVTLLVSLAIGYVGVADGVLEWTRSVLFYPSGPWIDGVYWTLGIEVSFYLVMFALLWSGRFRHVEAVAATIGLVSTAFWLLWLLAPSDALTSLAGKRLWALLLIRYGCDFTVGVMLWLSMVRGPTKARLAVLLACCLGGVLEIAYTAQAERIPVGGAAIAAWLLAIGLMAASVRWNARLAAWPAADRWARRLGLATYPLYLTHQVVGSALMAALWRLGLSQLACLLITIAAAVTFSVVVAEAWEPALRKPLARLFGLIERPARWLLRAQSA